The genomic DNA GGATATAAGGAAATGTCTTTACCAATTCTTGTGAATAGAGAAAATATGCTAGGAACTGGTCAATTACCAAAATTTGAAGACGATGCTTATAAAGTAGATAATCAATTTTTAGTCCCAACTTCAGAAGTATCGTTAACTAATGTTGTTAGACATGAAATTTTAGATCTAAAACAACTTCCCATGTATTTAACTTCATTCTCTCAATGTTTTAGAAGAGAATCAGGAAGTGCTGGAAGAGACACTAAAGGAATGATTAGACTTCATCAATTTAATAAAGTTGAAATGGTGAAAGTTTGTGAACCGAAAAATTCTGATGAAGAACTAGAAAAAATGTTACTTGATGCAGAAGATTGTTTAAAAATGTTTAATATTCCTTATAGAGTAGTTGAATTGTGTACAGGAGACGTTGGATTTGCATCTCAAAAAACCTATGACTTAGAAGTATGATTTCCTAATCAAAACAAGTTTAGAGAAATATCTTCATGCTCAAACTGTGGAGATTTTCAGGCAAGAAGAATGATGGCAAGATTTAAAAATGAAGAAGGTAAGACAGAGTACGTTCACACATTAAACGGATCTGGATTAGCGATAGATAGATTGTTTGCAGCTATTTTAGAAAACAATTATGACGGGGAAAAACTTGTATTACCAGAAGTATTAAGACCTTACTTTAATAAAGAAAGTTATATTAAATAAATTGTTTCACGTGAAACATTTTTTATTTGTTAATTGTTTCACGTGAAACATTTTTTATTTGTTAATTGTTTGTGACATAATCGCTTGTTATTCATACGTGAAACAATAATAAAATTAAAGATTATATGTAATAAAAGTTTTTTATGGTAATATTAGTATGTCATTGTAAGGGTGACGTTCGAACCTGGTCAGGACCGGAAGGTAGCAGCCATAAGAATCTAGTGCCTTGTACAGTGACTTTTTTATTTGGAGAAATTTAATATATGATAGATGAAGTTTGAAATAAATTAAGTGAAAAGTTAAAAGAATGTGAAAAATCAAAAGACGTTCCTGTAGCTGCTTTAATTTTTAAGGACAAAAAAATGTATGCTTCAGCAAGAAACGTTAGATTTAAAAATAAAGATATTACAGGTCATGCTGAAATTAAAGCAATTAATAAAGTTTATAGAAAAAGTAAATCAAAAAACCTATCAGAATTTAACATGGTTGTAACTTTGAAACCTTGTTTAATGTGTTTGGCAGCAATTGAACAAGCTAACATAAAATCTGTATTTTATTTCCTAGATAACTTAAAAGTAGATTATAGTAGATTTAAAACAAATATAATTTTTTTAAAAATACTATCAAGTAAGAATAAAGACTTTGAAATTATCCTAAAAGAATTTTTTAAAAAACTTCGGAATAATAGGTAAAATTATTATAAATAATAAGGAGGGTAAATGGAAAATAAAAAATCTTTATATAGAATTTATAGACCAAAATCTTTAGATGAAGTTGCAGGTCATGAAGGAATAAAAGAGATCATTAAATCTCAAATTAGTAAAAACAATTATCCGCACGCTCTTCTTTTCTCTGGTCAAAGAGGAACCGGAAAAACATCAATTGCGAAAATTTTTGCAAAGATTGTAAATTGTCAAAACTTAATAGATAACAAAACATGCAATGAATGCAAAAGTTGTATAGAATTTGATAGAAACTCTCATCCAGATATTTTTGAAATGGACGCAGCATCTAACAATGGTGTTGATGAAATTAGAAACATAAAAGCAAATGTGTCAACATTACCAGCAATATCAAAATATAAAGTATATATTATTGATGAGGTTCATATGCTAACTAACTCTGCTTTTAATGCATTGTTAAAAACCTTAGAAGAACCACCAAGCCATGTGGTTTTTATTTTAGCCACAACAGAGTTTTCTAAAATTCCCGCAACTATTGTTTCAAGATGCCAGTTGTTTAATTTTAAAAAAATAGCAAAAAAATCATTAGAAAATAAGATTAGAGAAATAACAATAAAAGAAAATTCTCAAATTGACAACGAGGCTTTAGAAGAAATTTTTTATATGTCTGATGGATCTTTAAGGGACGCGTTAAATTATTTAGAACAAACTTTGACAGTAGCAAAAGAAAAAATTACAATTGAAGAATTAAAAAAAGTTTTTTACATTTCAACAAAAAAAGAAAAACTTGAAATTTTAAAAAATGTTTTTAATAAAAATGTGAAAGGAATTATTACTTACTTTGAAAAAGCAAACAATCAAGGTTTGGATTTTAACTCAACAATTTTAGGAATATTGAATATTGTAAAAGAACTTATAACAATAAAAATGACAAATGAAAAAGAACACCTGAAAGTATTAAACGACGAAGATATAAAGTTTTTTGAGAATACGAATTTAAAAGATTTGTTTTTATTAGCTGAAAATATTTCTGAAGCTTTTAGTAAAACAAAAAACTCAAATGTTAGCTATCAGTATATTTTGATAAGCATACTGAAAACCGTTGCTGAACTATCTACACTTATAAGTGTAGATAACAAATCAAACGGAGTGATTGTTAAAAACCAAAATCAAAATACTTTCAATTCTAATTTAGAAGAATCTGTTGATGAAGTGACATCTGTAGTTGTAGAAAAACAAACATTAAACGAAAAGGAAAAAGAAGTTAAAACAAAAATAACTGATCAAGAAGTAGAAACGCAGTCAATGTTAAAGCAAAAGGAAGATGAAAAAAGAGATAATAGTCAGCTTGAAGTAATTTTAAATATAACTGATGAAGAAACAAAATTATACAGACTTCAATTAGCAATTTTGAAAAAAGAAGTTGAGTCTTTAGAAACAGAATTTGAAATAAAAGACGATCAAATTTTAAACGTTTTAGTTGGAGCAAATAAAGAAGCAAGAAAAACATATGAAAAATTATTTGGTAATTTAATTTATAATAATTTAAATAATATTGAAGAACTACAAAACTTTATATGTTTTTATAAAGTAAAAATAAGAGCTGGAAATGAAGATGCAGTTATTATGGTGGTTGAAGAAAATCTAAATTCTAAATGAATTAACGATAAGCTCCAAGACAAAAATTTTAGAGAAAACATTTTTAAAGTTATAAATAAAAGAATAGCTATAATTTGTATTGATAAAAAAAGATGAGACCACATTAGAGAAGAATATACATATAAAAAAGATGCAAACATTTTACATAACAATTATAAAAAAATAGATGTTGAAACTTTTTATAAAAGCTTAAAAAAAGTGGAAACAGAAAATGTCTTTTTAGAAAGAGCGAAAAAACTGTTAAATTTAAATATAAAAGTGGTGGATTAATATGGATGAAATTATTGAAATTTTAAAAGAGTTTGAAGGAATCGGGAGCAAGGCTGCTAAAAAAATATTTTTCCAGATCATGACAAGTAATTCTAAGAAAGACAAATTAATAGAAGTTATAAATAAAATTTCTGATAATTATTCAGTTTGTCAGATTTGTAACTTTTATAAATATAAAAAGGTATGTCAGTTTTGCGATGATTCATCAAGAGATAGAAATCTAATATGCGTTGTATCTTATATAACAGATGGGCAAAGGATTTTAGAAAGTAATTTTAAAGGGTTGGTTCATATTCTTAATGGTGAGATAAATTTAAATAAAAATCTTCAACCAGAAAGTTTAAAAATAAAAGAATTATTTGCTAGAATTAATAAGGAAGTAGAAATATTATTGGCACTTAATTTAACTTTTGAGGGCGAAGTTACAGCAAATTATATTGCTAACCAAATAAAAGATAATACCAAAAGCGTTACTAGAATAGCTAGAGGAATTCCTTTGGGAGGAGTTCTAGACTATATAGATACAGAAACTTTAGAAGATGCTATTAAGAACAGAAAAGCATTGAAAAAATAGAGAGGATAAAAAGTTTTGCTATTTATTACATTAGAAGGAATTGATGGATCTGGAAAAACAACAGTATCAAAAATGTTAAAAGACTCATTAATTCAGAGTGGACATAGAGTTTTATTAACAAGGGAACCGGGCGGAGAACCACTAGCAGAAGATATAAGAAAATTGATTTTAGATACAAATCAGAAACCAACACCTTGAACAGAAACTCTTTTATACATCGCAGCAAGAAAACAACATTTAGATAATGTAATTATTCCAGCTTTAAAAGAAGGAATTATTGTTATATGTGATAGATTTATGGATTCAACTTCAGCATATCAAGGATATGCAAGAAACATTGGAATAGCCGATGTTGAAGAAGTTCAAAATATTGTTTTAGGTTTAACAAAACCAGACGTAACAATATTTTTTGATATAACTCCTAAAGAAGCACAAATTAGATTACTAAATAGAAAAAGAAATCCTGACAGAATTGAAAAAGAAAGTCAAAAATTTCATGAATCAGTTTATGAAGGATATCAAATGTTGATTTCTGAAAATACAGAAAGAATAAAAATAGTTGATTCTAGAAAACCAATTAATGAAGTTTTACAACAAGTTAAATTTATTATAGATAATGCTATTGGAGATTTAATTTCTAACCATAATGACTAAAAATGAAATTTTAAAAATATTGTTGCAATTAAAAAACGAGAATAAGATTTATCATTCAATTATATTTTCGTGTAACAATCAAGATTTACTTGAAGATCTAGCAAACGAATTTATAAGAATAATTTTTTGTGTAAATGACTCATTAAAAAATGATAATTGTAAAAGTTGTAACAAGGTTATAAATAATTTAACTTTTAATATTTTGAGAATTGGTGATGGTACTGAGTCAATTAAAAAAGAAAAAATTTTAGAACTAATAACAGTATTTTCCAGCTCTTCAATTAGCGGAGAAGAGAAAAAAGTTTATAAAATTTCAAATGCAGAAAATTTAGCAGACACTTCTGCTAACTCATTATTAAAATTTTTAGAAGAACCTCCGAAAAATACATTTGCTTTGTTATTAACAAAAGATAGAAACCAAATTTTACAAACTATTAAATCAAGATGCAAAGTATTTGTTTTAGATTATGAACGAAAAGAGATATTAAAAAACTCAATCATGGAAGAACTTATAACAAACAAAAAAAGAGATGACTTATTAATCTATTCTTATGAATTTAAGAAATTAGAAAAAAAAGAGCAAGTTAATATTTTAGAATCTGTTTTTCAAAACATAATTATAAAAAAACATACACAGCTTGCAACTTTGTTTTTAGATACAATTTTAGAACTAAAAAAATCTTCATACTCAAGTTTATTAATTGAAAATTTATTTATAAAAATTTATGAGGTGCTGTAATGAAAGTTTTAAATCAAGTACTTAACTTTAAAGACTTAAAAATTTTTCAAGATACAAAACACTTTTCTTTTTGTTTAGATTCTGTCCTATTAGCCAAGTTTTATATTCCAAAAGTAAAAGATAAAAAAATTTGTGACTTTGGAACTAATAATGCAATAATACCTTTGCTTCTTTCAAAATATATAAGAAAAGACGCAAAGATTTATGGAATAGAAATTCAAAAGGAAGCTTGTGACATAGCTTGTGAAAATATTTTAATAAATAATCTGTCTGATAAAATCGAAATTATAAACGAAGATATTAAAACTTTTGTTAAAGATAAAAATAATTTTTTTGATGTTATTTATTGTAATCCTCCTTTTTTTAAAATTAGTAAAGGATCAAATTTAAATAAAAAAAGCAAAAATTTAATTCCTGCAAGACATGAATTGCTAATAAATTTAGAAGAGATAATTTATTCTGCAAAAGTTGGTCTAAAAAATGGCGGAAGATTTGTTATGGTACATTTAGCAGAACGTCTAGATGAAATTATTTATTTACTCAAAAAAAATAATTTTAGTCTAAAGAATTTAAGATTTGTTTGTTCAAAACAAAATCAAGAACCTAAAAAAGTTTTGATAGATGCAATTAATGATGGTAATTCAGGAATAAAAATTTTGAATAACTTATATGTTCACAATGATGATGAAAGTTATACAAATGAAGTTTTAGAAATATTTGGTGATTAAATGAGAATCTGTAATAAAAAGAAATACATAGTTGGACTTTCTGGTGGACCAGATAGTATTTATTTACTTGATAATTTAATAAAAAAAGTTAATGTAAACAAAATAATCGCTTGTCATGTTAATTACAATTTTAGAAAAGATTCAACTACTGATATGTTAATATGTAAAAAATATTGCGAAAAAAATAAAATAAAATTATTAATAAAAAACATTAACATTGATTATGACAATTTAAAAAAAAATTTTGAAGCATGAGCAAGAGAAGAAAGATATGACTTTTTTTTAGATCAGTTAGAAAAAAATAATTTTGATAAAATTTTAATTGCTCATAATATGAATGATGACATTGAAACTTACTTAATGCAAAAACAAAAAAAAGCTTTATCAAGTTATTTTGGTATAAAAAAAGAAACTTTTTATAAAGACAAAAAAGTTATGAGACCAATAATTGATACAAAAAAAAGTCAAATATTAAAATACTTAAAAGAAAACAATATTGATTATGCAACCGATTCAACTAATTGTGATATTAAATATTTTAGAAACTCTATAAGAGCCACTTTGAATGAAGACGATTTTATAAAACTATTAGAAGAAAAAAATCTTAAAAATTTAGAGCTAAATAAAATTAACATTGAGATTAAAAAAATTTTAGCCGGACAATTAAAACAAGCTCACTTCAATAGGGATGAATCTTTTAATCAAAGACTATTGTTTTCTTTTTTAGAACAAAAAGGTTTTGGACAAATTTTTTATTCTAGAAAAAAAAACACTTTAAAAGAAACAATTAAACAAATAAAATCTACAAAAAGTTTTGTACGAGTTAAGATTGAAAATTTACTTTTGATTAAAGATAGACAAAACATTTATTGTATAGATTTATTCAACTATGAAGTTTTAGATAAACAAATTAATGATTTGACAGAAAAGGATTTAAAAAATTTTGAACCATCTATAAATTTAAAAGATTTTGATGGCTCATTAATTATCACAAATGACTGACAAAAACATAAGTTAGACCTCTTATATAACAATAAAAAACTAAGTGAGTTTTATAAAAAAAATAAAACAAGTTACTACAAGAGATATTTTCAACCTATAATTTATGATAAAAAAAATAAGATTATAAAAAATATTATGAATTAATGATAAAATCAAAATAATGTCCTAGAAAAGGTGAAATATAAATGAAGAATAAGAAAAAATGACTTTTAATTTTATTGACTATAATGATTGCATTAGCGGTTGGATTTGCAATATATTACTTCCAAAAAGGTAATGCAACAAAATGAAATTATAGTGATTTATGCGAAAATGCTTCAAAAATTAGAGGTCAGGTATCTGTTAACTCTGTAGGAAATGGTATTTATGTATTAAGTGGTTATTATGAACAAAATGGTAAATTGTTTAAATTTACAGCTGTAATAGATGAAAAAGACTATTATGCATTTAAAGATTTAGGTCTAACAGATATGATGCTATCTTATACAGCGGGGAATGGATGACAACAGTTACTAATAAGTCTAGCTCCAACACTTATTTTTATATTATTCTACATATGAATGTTTTCAAGCATGATGAAAGGTGGAGGAATGGGCGGAAATATGTTTGGTAATAACAAACAAAGACCCAGAGAAACAAAATCTGACGTTAAGTTTAAAAATGTAGCAGGTATCAATGAAGAAAAGCAAGAACTAGTGGAGATTGTAGACTATTTAAAAAATCCAAATAAATACGCTCAAATGGGAGCAAGAGTTCCAAAAGGAGTCCTAATGGAAGGTCCTCCTGGAACAGGAAAAACTTTACTTGCAAAAGCCGTAGCTGGAGAAGCTAATGTATCATTCTTCTCAATGGCTGGATCAGAGTTTGAAGAAATGTTTGTTGGACTTGGAGCAAGCAGGGTTAGAGATTTATTTTCAGATGCAAAAAAAGCAGCACCATGTATAATTTTTATAGATGAGATTGATGCTGTTGGTAGAAAAAGAAATTCATCAATGGGGTTAGGAACGAGCGAACAAACTCTTAACCAATTACTAGTTGAGATGGATGGGTTTGGTACAAACTCTGGAGTTATAGTTATGGCTGCAACTAACAGAGCTGATGTTTTAGATCCTGCCTTATTAAGACCAGGACGTTTTGATAGAACTATTCAAATTTCTCTTCCAGATATTAGAGAAAGAGAAGCTATTTTAAAATTACATGCGAACAATAAATCAGTTTCACCTGAAATTGATTGAAAACGTATTGCAGAAAGAACCCCAGGATTTTCAGGAGCTCAGTTAGAAAATGTTTTAAATGAAGCTGCAATTTTAGTTGTTAGAGAAAAGAAAAAAATGATAACAATCAATGATATTGATGAAGCTATTGATAGAGTTGTTGGAGGACCTGCAAAAAAATCAAGAGTTATGACTTTACAAGACAAACAAATTGTTTCTTATCATGAGGCAGGTCACGCTTTAATTGGATTAAAACTTAGATCAGCATCAAAAGTTCAAAAAGTTACAATTATACCCCGTGGAAATGCTGGAGGATATACTATTATGACTCCAAAAGATGAATCTAATTTCTCTTCAAAAGAAGATTTATTTGCAGCAATTGCGGGTTATCTTGGAGGTAGAGCTGCTGAAGAAATTATTTTTGGGAAAGATAATGTAACAACTGGAGCACATGATGATTTAGATAAAGCCACAAACATTGCAAGAAAAATGGTTACACAATTTGGTATGTCTAAATTAGGATTAACAAAATACTTAACAATGGCTGAAGAGGCATATGGTCAAACAAAAGGAGTTTACTCAGATGAAGTAGCTTATAAAATTGATCAAGAAGTAAGTAGAATGTTAGATGAAAGTTATGTAATCGCAGTTAAACTTATTAATGAATACAAACCATTACTTGAGTTAATTGCTGAGTCGTTAAGAGTTTTAGAAACAATTACAGCAGAGCAAATTGATTACATTGAAAAAAATAACAAATTACCTAATGAAGTAATTTTAGAAAAAGAAAGAAAAGCTAAAGAAGATAAAAAACGTGAAGCAGGAGAAATTTTAGAATTTGAACCTGATGAAGAGGACGAAACAAAAAAATAATCTTAATATTTATAAAACCTTGTTATGAGAGGTTTTTTTTATTTATAATTAATTTATGTAAAACTTTTGGAGGAAAACTTATGGATATGGAAATTAGAGCAACTAGCTCAGAAAGAAACGTCAAAATAGCTATTGTTGATATATCTGAAGCTTTAGATGAAATAATAAAATTACAAAAAAGTAACCCTTTAGCTTCTGTTGCTTTAGGAAGAACTATTATTGCGAATGCTTTATTAAGTATAAGTATTAAAGATAGAAGTAAAATGACTACAAACATTAACGGAATGGGTTTAGTTGGATCGATAATCGCAGAATTCCAAAATGATTCAATTAGAGGATATATTGAAAATCCAAACTTTGATATTTCTTTAATTAAAGAAAATAAAGGTAGTCCTTTATCTCAAGCAGTTGGCAAGATGGGTTTTTTACAAATATCTAGAGATAATGGAGAAAAAGAACCTTATACATCAAGAGTAGAGCTTGTTTCAGGAGAAATAAATATTGACTTTATGTATTATTTACAACAATCAGATCAAATAAATTCATTGATAACTACAACTGTAGAAATCAATGATGATGGATCTATAAAAAAAGCCTGTGGAATCATAATACAGTTATTGCCAGGATTTAAAGATGAAGATATTGACTTTATTGAAAAAAAAGTTGGATCTCTAGAACACTTAAAAAAAACTTTAGTTGATTCAACAAACTACGAATCTTTATTGAAAGATATTTGTCAAGATGCAAAAGTTTTAGAAGTAAAACCTTTAAAATTTGAATGTACATGTGATGTTCGAAAGGTTATGGACTCAATTAAATTGCTTGGGCAAGAAGAAATTTCAAATGCATACAACAAGGGAGAAATTATAGAAGTTATTTGTGATTTTTGTAAAAAGCAATACAATATTGATTCAAAAGATTTGAAAAACTTAATAAATTAATTATGATATAATACATTAGACGTTATTTAATTTGAATAGAGGAAGTGTTTTATGTCAAATCAAAATACAAATAGGGGTCAAAATCCAAATAATAATCCCAACAACAATAATTTAAATAATCAACAACCAAAGGGGCCTAATGGACAACCAATAATGCCAAATGGTCAAATACCAATTGGACCAAAAGGTCAACCAATTATGGGACAACCAATAATGCCAAATGGTCAAATGCCTTTAGGACCTAATGGACAACCATTGAAACCCAATGGTAAACAACCAAAAGCACCAAAGACTCCAAAAACTAAAACTGAATGATTACCAGAATTAACAGAACAAGAAAGAAAAGATGCTAAGGACTCTAAAGCAAAGGAAAAAATTCTTTCAAAAGCACAAAAATATAAAGAGAAAAAAGCTAAAAAAGGTGGAGCATTCAAAGTTGTTAACTTTCCAGAAGTTAAAGAAACTGGACTAAAAGGTCATAAAACAAGAATTAGATTACAAAAGCAATTAACTAGTAAGTATTCTAAAGATATTTTAAATGGAGATATAATTTCAACAACAGGAAATCGTCCAGATACTAGTAGATACGCAATTGAAATTTATGGAGCTAAAAAATGATATACCAATGGAGATATGGTAACTCAAATCTTAAAAGGTGTAGATTTAAAAATTGAAAAAAGTAAATTTATAGTTATTTTAGGTCCATCTGGATCTGGGAAAACTACTTTACTAAACTCAATTTCTGGTTTAGACAAGGTTACAGTAGGAGATGTTTTTTCGGTAGGTCATAACCTAACTTTACTAAAAGACTCACATTTAACAAAATTTAGAAGAGAAAATGTTGGATTTATTTTTCAACAATATAACTTACTTTCAAACTTAACTGCAAGAGAAAATGCAGAAGTGGGAGAAAACTTAAGTGTACCAACAGAAAACTCTATGACAATTGAAGAGATTTTTGAAACAATTGGTATGAAAGAACAGATGAATAAGTACCCTCACCAAATGTCAGGGGGACAACAACAAAGGGTCTCTATTGCAAGAGCTTTAGCTAAAAACCCAGAAATCCTTTTTGGAGACGAACCAACAGGGGCGTTAGATGAAGAAATGGGTAGAAAAGTTTTAGAGATTTTATTAGAAGTTAAAAATAGATTTAAAACAACTGT from Spiroplasma tabanidicola includes the following:
- a CDS encoding tRNA1(Val) (adenine(37)-N6)-methyltransferase, translating into MKVLNQVLNFKDLKIFQDTKHFSFCLDSVLLAKFYIPKVKDKKICDFGTNNAIIPLLLSKYIRKDAKIYGIEIQKEACDIACENILINNLSDKIEIINEDIKTFVKDKNNFFDVIYCNPPFFKISKGSNLNKKSKNLIPARHELLINLEEIIYSAKVGLKNGGRFVMVHLAERLDEIIYLLKKNNFSLKNLRFVCSKQNQEPKKVLIDAINDGNSGIKILNNLYVHNDDESYTNEVLEIFGD
- the tmk gene encoding dTMP kinase; protein product: MLFITLEGIDGSGKTTVSKMLKDSLIQSGHRVLLTREPGGEPLAEDIRKLILDTNQKPTPWTETLLYIAARKQHLDNVIIPALKEGIIVICDRFMDSTSAYQGYARNIGIADVEEVQNIVLGLTKPDVTIFFDITPKEAQIRLLNRKRNPDRIEKESQKFHESVYEGYQMLISENTERIKIVDSRKPINEVLQQVKFIIDNAIGDLISNHND
- a CDS encoding Hsp33 family molecular chaperone HslO, translated to MDMEIRATSSERNVKIAIVDISEALDEIIKLQKSNPLASVALGRTIIANALLSISIKDRSKMTTNINGMGLVGSIIAEFQNDSIRGYIENPNFDISLIKENKGSPLSQAVGKMGFLQISRDNGEKEPYTSRVELVSGEINIDFMYYLQQSDQINSLITTTVEINDDGSIKKACGIIIQLLPGFKDEDIDFIEKKVGSLEHLKKTLVDSTNYESLLKDICQDAKVLEVKPLKFECTCDVRKVMDSIKLLGQEEISNAYNKGEIIEVICDFCKKQYNIDSKDLKNLIN
- a CDS encoding nucleoside deaminase, which encodes MIDEVWNKLSEKLKECEKSKDVPVAALIFKDKKMYASARNVRFKNKDITGHAEIKAINKVYRKSKSKNLSEFNMVVTLKPCLMCLAAIEQANIKSVFYFLDNLKVDYSRFKTNIIFLKILSSKNKDFEIILKEFFKKLRNNR
- a CDS encoding ABC transporter ATP-binding protein, producing MPELTEQERKDAKDSKAKEKILSKAQKYKEKKAKKGGAFKVVNFPEVKETGLKGHKTRIRLQKQLTSKYSKDILNGDIISTTGNRPDTSRYAIEIYGAKKWYTNGDMVTQILKGVDLKIEKSKFIVILGPSGSGKTTLLNSISGLDKVTVGDVFSVGHNLTLLKDSHLTKFRRENVGFIFQQYNLLSNLTARENAEVGENLSVPTENSMTIEEIFETIGMKEQMNKYPHQMSGGQQQRVSIARALAKNPEILFGDEPTGALDEEMGRKVLEILLEVKNRFKTTVIIVTHNPNIAEIGDTVIHVRNGLIDKLAHNSNPKKPSEIDWS
- the ftsH gene encoding ATP-dependent zinc metalloprotease FtsH, which encodes MKNKKKWLLILLTIMIALAVGFAIYYFQKGNATKWNYSDLCENASKIRGQVSVNSVGNGIYVLSGYYEQNGKLFKFTAVIDEKDYYAFKDLGLTDMMLSYTAGNGWQQLLISLAPTLIFILFYIWMFSSMMKGGGMGGNMFGNNKQRPRETKSDVKFKNVAGINEEKQELVEIVDYLKNPNKYAQMGARVPKGVLMEGPPGTGKTLLAKAVAGEANVSFFSMAGSEFEEMFVGLGASRVRDLFSDAKKAAPCIIFIDEIDAVGRKRNSSMGLGTSEQTLNQLLVEMDGFGTNSGVIVMAATNRADVLDPALLRPGRFDRTIQISLPDIREREAILKLHANNKSVSPEIDWKRIAERTPGFSGAQLENVLNEAAILVVREKKKMITINDIDEAIDRVVGGPAKKSRVMTLQDKQIVSYHEAGHALIGLKLRSASKVQKVTIIPRGNAGGYTIMTPKDESNFSSKEDLFAAIAGYLGGRAAEEIIFGKDNVTTGAHDDLDKATNIARKMVTQFGMSKLGLTKYLTMAEEAYGQTKGVYSDEVAYKIDQEVSRMLDESYVIAVKLINEYKPLLELIAESLRVLETITAEQIDYIEKNNKLPNEVILEKERKAKEDKKREAGEILEFEPDEEDETKK
- the serS gene encoding serine--tRNA ligase, with product MLDINRIENDFDFVLEQLNKRQTNYEKQLKNIIEINKKRKDIIKQVEELKAQKNKVSKKIGVLSRENKNDEIKKLKNEIASTNEKINLLDKQQSKIDLELKTLMLEIPNVPNKNMPLGKDDEENIEIKKWLEPGLKKDSEAHWDIATKLSLVDFELGVKISGSRFLAYTGKGSKMVRAIADILINRHTNKGYKEMSLPILVNRENMLGTGQLPKFEDDAYKVDNQFLVPTSEVSLTNVVRHEILDLKQLPMYLTSFSQCFRRESGSAGRDTKGMIRLHQFNKVEMVKVCEPKNSDEELEKMLLDAEDCLKMFNIPYRVVELCTGDVGFASQKTYDLEVWFPNQNKFREISSCSNCGDFQARRMMARFKNEEGKTEYVHTLNGSGLAIDRLFAAILENNYDGEKLVLPEVLRPYFNKESYIK
- the tilS gene encoding tRNA lysidine(34) synthetase TilS, which gives rise to MRICNKKKYIVGLSGGPDSIYLLDNLIKKVNVNKIIACHVNYNFRKDSTTDMLICKKYCEKNKIKLLIKNINIDYDNLKKNFEAWAREERYDFFLDQLEKNNFDKILIAHNMNDDIETYLMQKQKKALSSYFGIKKETFYKDKKVMRPIIDTKKSQILKYLKENNIDYATDSTNCDIKYFRNSIRATLNEDDFIKLLEEKNLKNLELNKINIEIKKILAGQLKQAHFNRDESFNQRLLFSFLEQKGFGQIFYSRKKNTLKETIKQIKSTKSFVRVKIENLLLIKDRQNIYCIDLFNYEVLDKQINDLTEKDLKNFEPSINLKDFDGSLIITNDWQKHKLDLLYNNKKLSEFYKKNKTSYYKRYFQPIIYDKKNKIIKNIMN
- a CDS encoding toprim domain-containing protein — protein: MDEIIEILKEFEGIGSKAAKKIFFQIMTSNSKKDKLIEVINKISDNYSVCQICNFYKYKKVCQFCDDSSRDRNLICVVSYITDGQRILESNFKGLVHILNGEINLNKNLQPESLKIKELFARINKEVEILLALNLTFEGEVTANYIANQIKDNTKSVTRIARGIPLGGVLDYIDTETLEDAIKNRKALKK
- the dnaX gene encoding DNA polymerase III subunit gamma/tau, which encodes MENKKSLYRIYRPKSLDEVAGHEGIKEIIKSQISKNNYPHALLFSGQRGTGKTSIAKIFAKIVNCQNLIDNKTCNECKSCIEFDRNSHPDIFEMDAASNNGVDEIRNIKANVSTLPAISKYKVYIIDEVHMLTNSAFNALLKTLEEPPSHVVFILATTEFSKIPATIVSRCQLFNFKKIAKKSLENKIREITIKENSQIDNEALEEIFYMSDGSLRDALNYLEQTLTVAKEKITIEELKKVFYISTKKEKLEILKNVFNKNVKGIITYFEKANNQGLDFNSTILGILNIVKELITIKMTNEKEHLKVLNDEDIKFFENTNLKDLFLLAENISEAFSKTKNSNVSYQYILISILKTVAELSTLISVDNKSNGVIVKNQNQNTFNSNLEESVDEVTSVVVEKQTLNEKEKEVKTKITDQEVETQSMLKQKEDEKRDNSQLEVILNITDEETKLYRLQLAILKKEVESLETEFEIKDDQILNVLVGANKEARKTYEKLFGNLIYNNLNNIEELQNFICFYKVKIRAGNEDAVIMVVEENLNSKWINDKLQDKNFRENIFKVINKRIAIICIDKKRWDHIREEYTYKKDANILHNNYKKIDVETFYKSLKKVETENVFLERAKKLLNLNIKVVD